The Streptomyces sp. NBC_01317 genomic interval CCCTGATGGCCTTCGGTTCCGGCGGCACGCTCGGCACCGGCTGGGGCCAGGGCCACTCCGACCTCATCGGCTTCGCCGCCAACTCGGACTTCATCCTCGCCACCGTCGGTGAAGAGCTGGGTCTCGCGGGCACGATGGCGTTCCTGCTGCTGTACGGACTGATCGTGGAGCGCGGTGTACGGACCGCCCTCGCCGCCCGCGACCCGTTCGGCAAGCTCCTCGCCATCGGCCTCTCCGGCGCCTTCGCCATCCAGGTCTTCGTCGTCGCGGGCGGTGTGATGGGCCTCATCCCGCTGACCGGCATGACCATGCCGTTCCTGGCCGCCGGCGGTTCCTCGGTGATCGCCAACTGGGCGCTGATCGGCATCCTGATCCGGATCAGCGACACCGCCCGCAGGCCCGCGCCGGCCCCCGCCCCGTCACCCGACGCCGAAATGACCCAGGTGGTCCGACCGTGAACAAACCCCTGCGACGGGTCGCGATCTTCTGCGGCCTGCTGATCCTCGCGCTCCTGGTACGCGACAACTGGCTCCAGTACGTACGCGCGGACGAGCTGAACTCCAGCAAGTACAACCGCCGGGTCCTGATCGAGCGGTACGCCCACGAGCGCGGCAACATCATCGTCGACGGGAAGCCGATAACGGGGTCGGTCAAGACGAAGGTCGGCGACTTCGCCTACAAGCGGTCCTACGTGAACGGCCCCATGTGGGCCCCCGTCACCGGCTTCGCCTCACAGGCCTTCGACGCCACCCAGATCGAGAAGCTGGAGGACGGCATCCTCACCGGCACCGACGACCAGCTGTTCTTCGACCGCACCCTGGCGATGTTCACCGGCGAGGAGAAGCAGGGCGGCGACGTCATCACCACCCTCAGCGGCGCCGCCCAGAAGGCCGCCTTCGAGGGACTCGGGACGAAGAAGGGCGCGGTCGCCGCGATCGACCCGAAGACCGGCAAGATCCTCGCCTTGGCCTCCACCCCCAGCTACGACCCCTCCACGATCGCCGGCAACAGCGACAAGGACGGCGAGGCGTGGAGCAAGCTCGAAGAGGACAAGGACCAGCCGAAGCTCAACCGGGCGCTGCGTGAGACCTACCCGCCCGGCTCCACCTTCAAGGTGGTCACGGCGGCGGCGGCCCTGGAGCACGGCGTCGTGAGCGGCATCGACGACAAGACCGACTCGCCCGACCCGTACGTCATGCCGGGAACCACCACGAAGCTGCCGAACGAGGGCAACATCCCCTGCAAGAACGCCACCCTCCGCGTGGCGCTCCAGTACTCGTGCAACACGGTCTTCGGCAAGCTCGGCGTGGACGTCGGCGCGGACAACATGCTGGAGACGGCGAAGAAGTTCGGCTTCAACTCGGAGCAGTTCGTCCCGGTCCGGGCCAACGCGTCGGTCTTCCCCGAGAAGATCAACGAGTCCCAGACCGCGCTCTCCTCCATCGGCCAGTTCGACACCCGCACCACCCCGCTCCAGATGGCCATGGTCGCCGCCGCGATCGCCAACGACGGCAAGCTGATGAAGCCGTACATGATCGACCAGCTGCGGGCGCCCAACCTGGACCAGCTCAGCCAGACCGACCCGGAGGAGCTGAGCCGCCCCCTCACGCAGGAGCACGCGCAGATGCTCCAGCAGATGATGGAGACGGTCGTCAAGGAAGGCACCGGCACCAAGGCGCAGATAGACGGCGTGACGGTCGGCGGCAAGACCGGTACCGCGCAGCACGGCGAGAACAACAGCAAGAACCCGTACGCGTGGTTCATCTCGTACGCCAAGACCGACGCCGGGTCCCCGGTCGCCGTGGCCGTCGTGGTCGAGGACAGCGACGCCAGCCGCGACGACATCTCGGGCGGCGGCCTCGCCGCTCCCATCGCGAGGGACGTGATGAAGGCGGTCATCGACAGCAAGAAGTGACGCCGGTCACGCTTCACGTCCATATCTGCACATTGCGATACCGGTCACGTATCAGGTGACTGGTACAGGCGGACCGCACGAGGCGTGCCCGGTAGCGTAGGCGCGTACAGCACATCGCCGGAGACCACTCACCGGTGCGATCGGGACTGACGGAGAGGGCCGGAACAGTTATGGAAGAGCCGCGTCGCCTCGGCGGCCGGTACGAGCTGGGCGCGGTGCTCGGCCGTGGTGGCATGGCCGAGGTGTACCTCGCGCACGACACCCGGCTCGGCCGATCCGTCGCTGTGAAGACGCTCCGGGCCGACCTGGCCCGTGACCCGTCGTTCCAGGCCCGGTTCCGCCGGGAGGCCCAGTCCGCCGCCTCGCTCAACCACCCGGCGATCGTCGCGGTCTACGACACCGGCGAGGACTACGTCGACGGCGTCTCCCTCCCGTACATCGTGATGGAGCACGTCGACGGTTCGACCCTGCGTGAGCTGCTGCACTCCGGGCGCAGGCTGCTGCCCGAGCGCACGCTGGAGATGACCGTCGGGATCCTCCAGGCGCTGGAGTACTCGCACCGCGCCGGGATCGTCCACCGCGACATCAAGCCCGCCAACGTCATGCTGACGCGCACCGGCCAGGTCAAGGTCATGGACTTCGGCATCGCCCGTGCGATGGGCGACTCCGGCATGACGATGACGCAGACGTCCGCCGTCATAGGAACCGCCCAGTACCTCTCCCCGGAACAGGCCAAGGGCGAACAGGTCGACGCGCGCTCCGACCTGTACTCCACCGGCTGCCTGCTCTACGAGCTGCTCGCGGTCCGGCCGCCGTTCGTCGGGGACTCCCCGGTCGCGGTGGCCTATCAGCACGTACGGGAAGAGCCGCAGCCTCCCAGCGTGTACGACCCCGAGATCACGCCCGAGATGGACGCGATCGTCCTCAAGGCCCTCGTCAAGGACCGGGACTACCGCTACCAGTCCGCCGACGAGATGCGCGCCGACATCGAGGCCTGCCTCGACGGCCAGCCCGTCGGCGCGACCGCCGCCATGGGCGCGGTCGGCTACGGCGGCGGGTACGGCGGCGACGTGGACCAGGCGACCACCGCGCTGCGCACGGCCGACCCGGCCACGTCGATGCTCCCCCCGATGAACCCGAACGACGGGGGCTTCGGCGGAGGCGGCTACGACGGGGGCGGCCCGGGCCGTCGGCGCCAGCCGAAGAAGTCCAACACGTCGACGATCCTGCTGATCGTCGCCGGTGTGCTGGTCCTGGTCGGGGCGATCCTGATCGGCCAGGCGGTCTTCAGCGGCGACGGCGACGCGAAGAGCAAGGTGCCGATCCCCACCCTCGTCGGGAAGACCCTGACGGAGGCCGAGACGCTGGCGACCAACGCCGGGGTCAAGGTCGCCCAGTCCAGCAGCGAACGCTGCGACCAGCCAAAGAACGCCATTTGCAGCCAGAACCCGGCCCCGGAGGCCGGTGAGATGAGCGAGGGCGACACGATCAACGTCGTCGTCTCGGAGGGCGCGCCGAAGGTCGAGGTCCCGGACGTCACGGACAAGGACCTCAAGGACGCGACACGTCTCCTGGAGGACAAGGGCTTCAAGGTCGGCGACCCGAAGCAGGTCGAGTCGGACGAAGACCCCGGCACGGTCCTGGAACAGGACCCGGCGGGCAACGCCCAGGCCGAGAAGGGCGCCGAGGTCACGCTGACGATCGCCAAGCAGGCCCTGGTCGATGTCCGCGACGTGACCAACGGCCAGCAGTTCGACTCCGCGAGGTCGCAGTTGGAGGACACGCTGGGCTTCACCGTCAAGCGGGTGGACGTGGACAGCGATCAGCCCGCGGGCATCGTCGTCAAACAGGACCCCCCCGGCGGCACCAAGGCCCCGAAGGGCAGCCAGATCACCCTTCAGGTCTCCAAGGGCCCGCAGCAGGAGAAGGTCGCCGTACCGGACCAGCTGGCGGGAAAGCGGGTCGGCGAGGTCAAGGCGATCCTCCAGAGCCAGGGGCTCAGCGCGACCTTCGCCCCGAACTCGCCCCAGGACGACAACGCCATCGTCCTCAACGTCACCCCGCCCTCGGGCACACAGGTCGACAAGGGGTCGGCCGTCGTCCTGATCACGGTGAACGCCGGCGGCCAGAACGGCGGCAACAACAACGGCGGCGGCGGCGAAGGTGACGGCAACGACGGAGGCTTCTTCGGAGGCGCGTCCGGAGTCGCCTTCCGTACGGAGGACTGACCGCCGCACGGCACCCGCCGCACGGCGGACAACGAGGAAGCCCTGGCCCCCACAGTGGGGGGACCAGGGCTTCCTCGCGTACGACCGACCGACCCGACCCTCAGCGCAGCTCCGGCGGCAGGGTGCGGTTCTTGTCGACCTTTTCCGTGCGGACCAGTTCCGCCCAGACGATGTAGCGGTAGTCCGAGGTGTAGATCGGGGTGCAGGTCGTCAGGGTCAGGTAGCGGCCCGGCTTCTTCTTGCCCGACTCCTTGGGGACCGGCAGCAGGACGTTCACGTTGTACTTGGACGTCTTCGGCAGCTCTTTGTAGACCTTGTAGACGTACCAGGTGTCCTTGGTCTCGAAGACGACCGGGTCGCCGACCTCGATCTGGTGGATGTTGTGGAACTTCGCGCCGTGGCCGTCCCGGTGCGCCGCCAGCGTGAAGTTGCCCTTCTTGTCCCAGGGCAGCGCCGACTTGACCGGGTCGGTGTAGTAGCCGGCGATCCCGTTGTTCAGGGACTTCGGCTCCGTGCCCTTCTTGACGAGCACTTCGCCGTTGTTCATCGCGGGGACGTGCAGGAAGCCGATGCCGTCCTTCGAGTCGAAGGACCGGGGCGTGCCGTCGCCGCCCGTGCCGTCCGTACCGCCGCGCGCCCAGTTGTCGCGTACCTCGTTGCCCTGCTTGGTGGCCTCGCGGTCCGCGAGCACGTTGGTCCACCACAGCGAGTAGACGACAAAGAGGCCGAGCACCAGGCCGGCCGTGATGAGCACTTCGCCGAAGACGCTGACCACCGCCGCGATACGGCTCCTGGGCGGCCGGCCCGGCGACGGGTCGGGACCGGTCGGCGCGGCGGGCTCGTCCGGTCCCGGCGGTGGTGCCCCGGTCTGCTCGTCGTGTTCGGTTCTCGCTGCCACCGCACCCGCCCCCGTCCCAGTCCAGTCGGCCGGCCCCCCGGCGGGCTCAGCCGACGAGATCGTCCGGCTTGCCCTTGCTGCGTGGCCGTTCGTCCACCATCTTGCCCCACACGATCATCCGGTACGTACTGGTGAATTCGGGCGTGCAGGTCGTCAGCGTGATGTAGCGGCCGGGCCCCGCGAACCCCGACTGCGGGGGCACCGCGTCGATCACGCTCACGTTCGACGGAGAGGTCTGCGGCAGGGTCTTGGTCATCGCGTACGTGTAGTAGGCGTCCTGCGTCTCGACGATGATCCTGTCGCCCGGCTGCAACCGGTTGATGTAACGGAACGGCTCGCCATGGGTGTTGCGATGGCCGGCCACCGCGAAGTTGCCCTGCTTGTCCTCCGGCATCGCCGTCTTGAGCTTGCCCTCGGCGTAGTGCCCGACCATGCCGTGGTCGAGGACCTTCGACTTGCTGATGCCCTCGGCGATCGGCACCACGACGTCGAGCTTGGGGATGTGCATGATGGCGAAGCCCTGGCCGGGCGCGAAGACCCCGGGCTTGCGGCCCTTGGCCCAGCTGTCCTGGATCTTGTTCGTCTCCTTGCCGGCGTACTGGTCGGCCCGGACGTTCGTCCACCAGAGCTGGTAGGTGACGAACAGCAGCATCAGCACGCCGAAGGTGATGAACATTTCACCGACGACACGGCTCACGACCACCGCGGGGCTGTCCTTCGCCGCGCGCGCGGCGCGGCGGGCCTCGACGCGGGAGAGCGGCTTGGCCCGCCCGGACCCGTGCGCGGCCGTCCCGGGGCCGTTCTCGGCCTCGGCCGCCCCCGGCTCCTGCCGCCTGCGTCCCCGGCCACCCTTGGCGGCTTTACGGCGTTCCGCGCGCCCGCCCTGCTCGGAACCGGCCTGGTCCTGCCCGGTGGCGGACGAGGCGGTGACGGACTCGGCGGACCGCGCCGCGGTCGCCCGCCGCAGATCGTCCGTACGGAGGCCGATGGTCGCGTCGTCGGGAAGGTCGGCCGGAGGACGGACCGGCGAAGTGAAAGAGAGGGGCCCGGCTATGAGGGTCTCGTCCATCGACCCCGGTACGGGCGCGGGGGCGGGCCCGGCTTCCCGTACGGACTCCTGACCCGCACCCGGACCGGCCACCGGCCGCTCGGGCGGCAGCGGCACGGACACCGGGGCGGCGGGGGCAGAAGGCCCCACAGGGGCCGCTGGGGCCACAGGAGCCTGTCCGGCGCCCCCAAGAGCCTCGGGGGCGACAGGAGCCTGCCCCGCCTCCTGCCGGCTCTCCGGCCCTCGGTGACGGCCGTGACGCGCCCGGGGAGCCGCCGTCTCACCGCCCGCCCCCGGCCGGCCCGACGGCTGCCCCGGGATCGCGCCCGGGACCTGCCCGGAAGGCACCCCCGGCGCCTGTCCCGGAAGCGGATCGTTCAGCGGGTCCGCCAGGCCGCCCACCGCCGCCCTCAGCGCGGCCTCCGCCGCCGCGGCCTCGACAGCCTCCTCATACGCCTCGCGCGCGTACGGGGCCCCCTGGCCGCCCGCGTCGTGTTCCGGGCGGAGTGCCGTCACGCGAGCGCCTTGCCCACCACCGGTGCGAGGCCCGACGACCGGCCGACCGCACCCGGATCCCCGCACCGCGCCAGCCAGTTCGCCAGCATCAGGTGGCCGTGCTCGGTGAGCACCGACTCGGGATGGAACTGGACGCCCTCCACCGGCAGTTCACGGTGGCGTACGCCCATGATGATGCCGTCGTCCGTCCACGCCGTGACCTCCAGCTCCGCGGGCAGCTCCGCGGGGTCCGCGGCCAGCGAGTGGTACCGGGTCGCGGTGAACGGCGAGGGCAGCCCGGCGAAGACGCCGCGGCCCTCGTGCGTGACGAGCGAGGTCTTGCCGTGCAGCAGTTCGGGGGCGCGGCCCACGACACCTCCGTACGCCACCGCCATCGACTGCATGCCGAGGCAGACGCCGAAGACGGGCACCCCGGTCGTGGCGCAGTGGCGCACCATGTCGACGCAGACACCGGCCTCTTCGGGGGTCCCGGGGCCGGGGGAGAGCAGGACGCCGTCGAAGCCGTCCTGCGCGTGCGCGGTGCTGACCTCGTCGTTGCGCAGCACCTCGCACTCGGCCCCGAGCTGGTACAGGTACTGGACGAGGTTGAAGACGAAGCTGTCGTAGTTGTCCACGACCAGGATGCGGGCGCTCATCCGGCCGACCCCGATCCGTCGACCGTCACGTCGTTGAACGGCAGCAGGGGCTCCGCCCACGGGAAGACGTACTGGAAGAGCACGTAGACGACGGCCAGCGCCAGCACGAGCGAGATGGCCGCCCGCGCCCACACGTTGCCCGGCAGATGCCGCCAGATCCAGCCGTACATGCTGTCCCTTCCGTTCGGTACCGCGCCAGCCGGTACAGCAACAGACTAAAGGGCGGCGGGGGCACATGGGCGGTGCACCGGCGAGCTGTACGGACGTTCGGGTTTGCCGTTCGTCACAGCGGCCGCCGTGAACGCGGCGCGCACGGGCCACGTAACGGACTGTCCGCCTCCGCCCGCGGCCGTCCTGTCCGGCTATCCGGTGGGCTTCGCGTAGTGGAGGTCCACCGTGCCGGTGTATCCGGGGAGGGTCTCCCTCTTGTGCTCGTCGACCTGCCAGCCCAGGCCGTACGCCTTCACGTACAGCTGGTAGTTCTGGATGGCCGGGGAGTCCGCGAGGGCCTTGGACAGCTTCTCCCGGTCGCCCACGGCGGTGATCCTGTACGGCGGCGAGTAGACGCGTCCTTGGAGGATGAGCGTGTTGCCCACGCAGCGCACCGCGCTGGTGGAGATCAGCCGCTGGTCCATGACCCGGATGCCCTGCGCCCCGCCCTGCCACAGGGCGTTGACGACGGCCTGGAGGTCCTGCTGGTGGATGACCAGGTCGTTGGGCTGGGGCTCGGGGTAGCCGGGGTTGGCGGTGGCGTCCGGCGGGGCGTCGTCGAGGGTGACGGTGAGGGCGGAGCCGGTGAGCTCCTCGGTGCCCGCGGTCTTCTCCAGGGCGCGCAGCCGGGCGTCCTCGGCCTCGGTGGAGCCGTCGTCACGGCCGGCGAGGGCGTCGACCTCGCGCCGTACCTCCGCGGCGGACCGCCCGAGGTCCGCGTTCTTGCGGTCGCGCTCGTGGATCAGGTCGGAGAGCTTGAGCAGCGAGGCGTCGGTACGGATGTTGGTGCCCTTGGCCGTGTTGAAGCTGGTCACGAAGATCAGGCCGGCGAGGGCGAAGACGGCGGCCGTGAGCAGCCTGACCGGCCGGGGGACCAGGCGGCGGCGCGGCCCTTCCGGCGCGGGCCGCGGAGTCCCCTCGGGGACCCCTGGCGGAGAGTCGGCGGAATTGCTCAACGTACCCTTATCTCCTTAGACGCCACGGAAGCACTACGCTAACGGACGCCTGGGGAGGCAGCGTTCCCCCTGTTCCCCGCCCGGCACCCCGTTTCAGTCCCCTGCGCGGTCACGCAGCGCATCGACAGGAGAGTTCCTCGTGCCGAAGTCACGTATCCGCAAGAAGGCCGACTTCACGCCGCCGCCGGCCGCGAAGCAGGCGACCAACATAAGGCTGACGAACCGCAGCTGGGTCGCCCCGGTCATGCTGGCCATGTTCCTGATCGGCCTGGTCTGGATCGTCCTCTTCTATGTGACCGACGGCAGCCTGCCGCTGGAGAGCTTCCGGAACTGGAACATCGTGGTCGGCTTCGGCTTCATCGCCATCGGCTTCGGTGTCTCCACCCAGTGGAAGTAGCCGCTCCACCCCCCGGGCGTCAAGCTCTCCCCAGGCTTATCCACAGCGTTGTCCACAGCAGGGGAAAAGGTCAGAAGATCTGTGGATAACTCCACGGAATGTTGACGCCGGTGTGACTGCGTCCGCCGTTCCCGCCGTACAGCCGCCCCTTGTCGTTGCTGGTCAGACCCACATCAGCGACAAGGGGCACTGATGTTCCCCACAGCATGCACAAGATCCGACACGCACTGTGGACAACTCGGCCGGTGGAGCACCCGTGGAGCGGCGGGCCGCGCTCTCAGGTGAGTGCGGCCGTACGGACCACGACGATCGCGAGCGTCGCCGCCAGCACGAGCGCGGCCGTCCCGTACTGGACGAGGGCCCGCCGTTCCCGGGGCGCGTGGACCAGGCCGACGGCCACGAGGGTGCCCGCGACCAGGCCGCCGATGTGGGCCTGCCAGGCGATGTCCGGGATGCTGAAGGTGAAGATGAGGTTCACCACGAGCAGTCCGATGACGGGCCGCAGGTCGTACTTGAGTTTGCGCATCAGGACGGCCGTGGCGCCGAAGAGCCCGAAGATCGCGCCGGACGCGCCCAGCGAGGGAGCGTTCTGCGCGGCGAGCAGATACGTGAGGGCGCTGCCCGCGAGTCCGGAGATCAGATAGAGCGCGAGGTAGCGCGCGCGGCCGAGCGCCGCTTCCAGCGGTCCGCCGATCCACCACAGGCTCAGCATGTTGAAGCCGATGTGCCAGACCTGCTCGTGCAGGAACGTGGCGGTGATCAGCCGGTACCACTGGCCGTCCGCGACCCCGACGTCGTGTCCGGCCATCAGGTCGAAGTACTTCCCGACCAAGTCGAAGCGGTCGACGAAATCGCCGCTCTGCGTGGCGATGACGAACACCACGACGTTGAGGGCGACCAGGATCTTGGTCAGCAGCCGGGGGTCGCGGGCGACGGTCGCGCCGACGACCGTCCGCGGCTGGCCGGCGGCCGGCGGGTGCCCCGTACCGGAACCTTGCCGTACACATTCCGGGCACTGGAATCCCACCGAGGCGTCGACCATGCAGGCGGGGCATATGGGCCGCTCGCACCGCGTGCAGCGGACGCCGGTCTCCTGCCCAGGATGCCGGTAGCAGCTGGGCAGGCTTCCGCTCGCCTGGTCCATCGGTCCCTCCCGCCTGGTGACGGCGGCCGGCACGGAGCGCGCCGGGCCGCCGGGCCGTCATGTAACCACTACGGACGGACGGGGCACGAGGTTCCCGACAGGGTCGGCGGGTCTCGGCGGCGGTCCGGTCCCGCGGTCAGCGGGTCTCGATGACGACCGACTCGATGACCACGTCCTGCAACGGGCGATTGGTACGGGGATTCGTCTGCGTACCGACGATCGCGTCCACGACCTTCTTGCCGGCCTCGCCGCTGACCTCGCCGAAGATGGTGTGCTTGCGGTTCAGCCAGGTGGTCGGCGACACGGTGATGAAGAACTGCGAGCCGTTGGTGCCGGGCCCCGCGTTCGCCATGGCCAGGAGGTACGGCTTGTCGAAGGCCAGCTCCGGGTGGAACTCGTCGGCGAACTCGTACCCCGGTCCCCCGGTGCCGTTGCCCAGCGGGTCGCCGCCCTGGATCATGAACCCGCTCATGACGCGGTGGAAGACCGTGCCGTCGTACAGACGATCGTGCGACTTCTTGCCGGTC includes:
- a CDS encoding aminodeoxychorismate/anthranilate synthase component II codes for the protein MSARILVVDNYDSFVFNLVQYLYQLGAECEVLRNDEVSTAHAQDGFDGVLLSPGPGTPEEAGVCVDMVRHCATTGVPVFGVCLGMQSMAVAYGGVVGRAPELLHGKTSLVTHEGRGVFAGLPSPFTATRYHSLAADPAELPAELEVTAWTDDGIIMGVRHRELPVEGVQFHPESVLTEHGHLMLANWLARCGDPGAVGRSSGLAPVVGKALA
- a CDS encoding peptidoglycan D,D-transpeptidase FtsI family protein; this translates as MNKPLRRVAIFCGLLILALLVRDNWLQYVRADELNSSKYNRRVLIERYAHERGNIIVDGKPITGSVKTKVGDFAYKRSYVNGPMWAPVTGFASQAFDATQIEKLEDGILTGTDDQLFFDRTLAMFTGEEKQGGDVITTLSGAAQKAAFEGLGTKKGAVAAIDPKTGKILALASTPSYDPSTIAGNSDKDGEAWSKLEEDKDQPKLNRALRETYPPGSTFKVVTAAAALEHGVVSGIDDKTDSPDPYVMPGTTTKLPNEGNIPCKNATLRVALQYSCNTVFGKLGVDVGADNMLETAKKFGFNSEQFVPVRANASVFPEKINESQTALSSIGQFDTRTTPLQMAMVAAAIANDGKLMKPYMIDQLRAPNLDQLSQTDPEELSRPLTQEHAQMLQQMMETVVKEGTGTKAQIDGVTVGGKTGTAQHGENNSKNPYAWFISYAKTDAGSPVAVAVVVEDSDASRDDISGGGLAAPIARDVMKAVIDSKK
- a CDS encoding rhomboid family intramembrane serine protease → MDQASGSLPSCYRHPGQETGVRCTRCERPICPACMVDASVGFQCPECVRQGSGTGHPPAAGQPRTVVGATVARDPRLLTKILVALNVVVFVIATQSGDFVDRFDLVGKYFDLMAGHDVGVADGQWYRLITATFLHEQVWHIGFNMLSLWWIGGPLEAALGRARYLALYLISGLAGSALTYLLAAQNAPSLGASGAIFGLFGATAVLMRKLKYDLRPVIGLLVVNLIFTFSIPDIAWQAHIGGLVAGTLVAVGLVHAPRERRALVQYGTAALVLAATLAIVVVRTAALT
- a CDS encoding class E sortase, with product MTALRPEHDAGGQGAPYAREAYEEAVEAAAAEAALRAAVGGLADPLNDPLPGQAPGVPSGQVPGAIPGQPSGRPGAGGETAAPRARHGRHRGPESRQEAGQAPVAPEALGGAGQAPVAPAAPVGPSAPAAPVSVPLPPERPVAGPGAGQESVREAGPAPAPVPGSMDETLIAGPLSFTSPVRPPADLPDDATIGLRTDDLRRATAARSAESVTASSATGQDQAGSEQGGRAERRKAAKGGRGRRRQEPGAAEAENGPGTAAHGSGRAKPLSRVEARRAARAAKDSPAVVVSRVVGEMFITFGVLMLLFVTYQLWWTNVRADQYAGKETNKIQDSWAKGRKPGVFAPGQGFAIMHIPKLDVVVPIAEGISKSKVLDHGMVGHYAEGKLKTAMPEDKQGNFAVAGHRNTHGEPFRYINRLQPGDRIIVETQDAYYTYAMTKTLPQTSPSNVSVIDAVPPQSGFAGPGRYITLTTCTPEFTSTYRMIVWGKMVDERPRSKGKPDDLVG
- the crgA gene encoding cell division protein CrgA translates to MPKSRIRKKADFTPPPAAKQATNIRLTNRSWVAPVMLAMFLIGLVWIVLFYVTDGSLPLESFRNWNIVVGFGFIAIGFGVSTQWK
- the pknB gene encoding Stk1 family PASTA domain-containing Ser/Thr kinase translates to MEEPRRLGGRYELGAVLGRGGMAEVYLAHDTRLGRSVAVKTLRADLARDPSFQARFRREAQSAASLNHPAIVAVYDTGEDYVDGVSLPYIVMEHVDGSTLRELLHSGRRLLPERTLEMTVGILQALEYSHRAGIVHRDIKPANVMLTRTGQVKVMDFGIARAMGDSGMTMTQTSAVIGTAQYLSPEQAKGEQVDARSDLYSTGCLLYELLAVRPPFVGDSPVAVAYQHVREEPQPPSVYDPEITPEMDAIVLKALVKDRDYRYQSADEMRADIEACLDGQPVGATAAMGAVGYGGGYGGDVDQATTALRTADPATSMLPPMNPNDGGFGGGGYDGGGPGRRRQPKKSNTSTILLIVAGVLVLVGAILIGQAVFSGDGDAKSKVPIPTLVGKTLTEAETLATNAGVKVAQSSSERCDQPKNAICSQNPAPEAGEMSEGDTINVVVSEGAPKVEVPDVTDKDLKDATRLLEDKGFKVGDPKQVESDEDPGTVLEQDPAGNAQAEKGAEVTLTIAKQALVDVRDVTNGQQFDSARSQLEDTLGFTVKRVDVDSDQPAGIVVKQDPPGGTKAPKGSQITLQVSKGPQQEKVAVPDQLAGKRVGEVKAILQSQGLSATFAPNSPQDDNAIVLNVTPPSGTQVDKGSAVVLITVNAGGQNGGNNNGGGGEGDGNDGGFFGGASGVAFRTED
- a CDS encoding class E sortase; translation: MAARTEHDEQTGAPPPGPDEPAAPTGPDPSPGRPPRSRIAAVVSVFGEVLITAGLVLGLFVVYSLWWTNVLADREATKQGNEVRDNWARGGTDGTGGDGTPRSFDSKDGIGFLHVPAMNNGEVLVKKGTEPKSLNNGIAGYYTDPVKSALPWDKKGNFTLAAHRDGHGAKFHNIHQIEVGDPVVFETKDTWYVYKVYKELPKTSKYNVNVLLPVPKESGKKKPGRYLTLTTCTPIYTSDYRYIVWAELVRTEKVDKNRTLPPELR
- a CDS encoding DUF881 domain-containing protein, producing MSNSADSPPGVPEGTPRPAPEGPRRRLVPRPVRLLTAAVFALAGLIFVTSFNTAKGTNIRTDASLLKLSDLIHERDRKNADLGRSAAEVRREVDALAGRDDGSTEAEDARLRALEKTAGTEELTGSALTVTLDDAPPDATANPGYPEPQPNDLVIHQQDLQAVVNALWQGGAQGIRVMDQRLISTSAVRCVGNTLILQGRVYSPPYRITAVGDREKLSKALADSPAIQNYQLYVKAYGLGWQVDEHKRETLPGYTGTVDLHYAKPTG
- a CDS encoding peptidylprolyl isomerase translates to MAEQLYATLRTSQGDIEIRLLPYHAPKTVKNFVELAEGGREWTHPATGKKSHDRLYDGTVFHRVMSGFMIQGGDPLGNGTGGPGYEFADEFHPELAFDKPYLLAMANAGPGTNGSQFFITVSPTTWLNRKHTIFGEVSGEAGKKVVDAIVGTQTNPRTNRPLQDVVIESVVIETR